The following coding sequences lie in one Bacteroidota bacterium genomic window:
- a CDS encoding NAD(P)/FAD-dependent oxidoreductase gives MSTAHTHTLVVIGGGAAGFFAAVNAARLNPALRVVLLEKTDKLLSKVRVSGGGRCNVTHACFDNRELAQRYPRGSRELLSAFSRFSVSETIGWFAARGVELKVEDDGRMFPITDNSETIAACLLREAEATGVEIKRKTEVHQIEHTDAGFALHIAGGGTIHAQQLIVAAGGHAKASAYAFLQQTGHSLVPPVPSLFTFNMPGNPVTQLMGVSSQHAVVTAKDTVLHEEGPVLITHWGMSGPAVLRTSAWGARLLADKQYKFTARLSWLPAHSHESLTEWLRLQRTTQPRQLIRNGIPHPLPRRLWEFLLAKCGIPDNHTWADMSNTQLRTLTGVLLSDEYPVSGKTTFKEEFVTAGGVALHEIDFKTMQSRRISGLYFAGEVLDIDGITGGFNFQAAWTTAWIAACAAAGVPVNSALD, from the coding sequence ATGTCAACCGCTCATACACATACGCTGGTGGTCATAGGCGGCGGAGCTGCCGGTTTTTTTGCTGCGGTAAATGCGGCCCGGCTCAATCCGGCCTTGCGTGTGGTGCTGCTCGAAAAAACCGATAAGCTGCTGAGCAAGGTGCGCGTGTCGGGCGGGGGGCGATGCAATGTAACGCATGCCTGTTTCGACAACCGCGAACTGGCGCAGCGGTATCCGCGTGGCTCGCGCGAGTTGCTGAGTGCATTCAGCCGGTTTTCGGTGAGCGAAACCATTGGCTGGTTTGCCGCGCGGGGCGTGGAACTGAAAGTGGAAGACGACGGGCGCATGTTTCCAATTACCGATAATTCGGAAACCATTGCAGCCTGCCTGCTGCGCGAGGCCGAAGCCACCGGCGTAGAAATAAAGCGCAAAACCGAAGTCCATCAAATTGAACATACCGATGCCGGTTTTGCACTGCACATTGCCGGCGGTGGCACTATACATGCGCAGCAGCTTATTGTGGCTGCGGGCGGGCATGCCAAAGCCTCGGCCTATGCGTTTTTGCAGCAAACCGGCCATTCACTTGTGCCGCCTGTGCCTTCGTTGTTTACCTTCAATATGCCGGGCAATCCGGTTACACAGCTCATGGGCGTAAGCAGCCAGCACGCCGTGGTTACTGCCAAAGACACTGTCCTGCACGAAGAAGGCCCCGTGCTCATTACACACTGGGGCATGAGCGGCCCCGCCGTGCTGCGTACCTCGGCCTGGGGCGCTCGCCTGCTGGCCGATAAGCAATACAAGTTTACCGCCCGCCTCAGCTGGCTGCCCGCACACAGCCACGAAAGCCTCACCGAATGGCTCCGCCTGCAACGCACTACACAGCCCCGGCAGCTTATCCGCAATGGTATTCCGCATCCGCTGCCGCGCAGGCTCTGGGAATTTCTGCTCGCCAAATGCGGCATCCCCGACAATCACACCTGGGCCGATATGTCGAACACGCAGCTGCGTACACTTACCGGTGTGCTGCTCAGCGACGAATATCCGGTAAGCGGCAAAACCACGTTTAAAGAAGAATTTGTAACTGCCGGCGGTGTGGCACTCCATGAAATTGATTTTAAAACCATGCAAAGCCGCCGCATCAGCGGATTGTACTTTGCCGGAGAGGTGCTCGATATTGACGGTATTACCGGCGGCTTCAACTTTCAGGCGGCATGGACAACCGCGTGGATTGCCGCCTGTGCGGCAGCGGGTGTGCCGGTAAATTCGGCGCTCGATTAA
- a CDS encoding SPFH domain-containing protein, with amino-acid sequence MGLFDKLKGEFIDIIEWTDSSNDTIVWRFPRYQNEIKNGAKLTVRESQVAVFVNEGQVADAFMPGMYELTTQNLPILSTLKGWKYGFNSPFKAEVYFVSMRQFTNLKWGTKNPIMVRDAEFGPLRIRAFGSYAMKVKDPKLFLKEIAGTDHEFTTEEINEQLRNIVVTRFSDAVASSKIPVLDMAANYDEFSKLIHEKINPEFNEIGIDLTKLLIENISLPEEVEKVLDKRTSMGIVGNLGAYTQFQAANAMEQAAQNPGGGLAGAGVGMGMGWAMGNQMGNMFQNNQFNPQTGQMGGAPGAPGTPPPPPPMEQYYVAVNGQQSGPYPLATFVQMIQAGQLRADSVVWKNGMAGWAAANTLPELAAYFNAPPPPPPPPAI; translated from the coding sequence ATGGGACTTTTTGACAAGCTTAAGGGCGAGTTCATTGATATTATCGAATGGACCGACAGCTCGAACGACACGATTGTATGGCGTTTTCCGCGCTACCAAAATGAAATTAAAAACGGCGCAAAACTCACCGTGCGTGAATCGCAGGTGGCTGTGTTTGTAAATGAAGGACAGGTGGCCGATGCGTTTATGCCCGGCATGTATGAACTGACCACGCAAAACCTTCCCATTCTTTCTACACTCAAAGGCTGGAAATACGGTTTCAACAGTCCGTTTAAAGCCGAGGTGTATTTTGTGAGCATGCGTCAGTTCACCAACCTCAAGTGGGGCACCAAAAACCCCATTATGGTGCGCGATGCCGAGTTTGGTCCGCTGCGCATACGTGCATTTGGTTCGTATGCCATGAAAGTGAAAGACCCTAAGCTGTTTCTGAAAGAAATTGCGGGTACCGACCATGAATTTACAACCGAAGAAATAAACGAGCAGCTGCGCAACATTGTAGTTACGCGCTTCTCGGATGCCGTGGCTTCGAGCAAAATTCCGGTGCTCGATATGGCTGCCAATTACGACGAATTTTCGAAACTGATTCACGAGAAGATCAATCCTGAATTCAACGAAATCGGTATTGATCTCACCAAGCTGCTCATCGAAAACATTTCGCTTCCCGAAGAGGTTGAAAAAGTGCTCGACAAGCGCACCAGCATGGGCATTGTGGGCAATCTGGGCGCATACACACAGTTTCAGGCAGCCAATGCCATGGAGCAGGCCGCGCAAAATCCGGGTGGCGGACTTGCCGGTGCCGGTGTAGGCATGGGCATGGGCTGGGCCATGGGCAACCAGATGGGCAACATGTTTCAGAACAATCAGTTTAACCCGCAAACCGGCCAAATGGGTGGCGCACCGGGCGCACCGGGCACACCTCCCCCGCCCCCGCCCATGGAGCAATATTACGTGGCTGTAAACGGTCAGCAAAGCGGGCCTTATCCGCTGGCTACATTTGTACAAATGATTCAGGCCGGACAGTTGCGTGCCGACTCAGTAGTTTGGAAAAACGGTATGGCCGGCTGGGCTGCAGCAAATACACTGCCTGAACTCGCCGCATATTTCAATGCCCCCCCGCCCCCGCCGCCCCCGCCGGCTATCTAA
- a CDS encoding response regulator, with protein MASDDQKRKSRLSLLVSILLAIVVFGNLIPEIISYRYMRIISTNQHENLRSWEFGNNLETFERTVREMDEMQFSLLDGFDSALVQTYYEKSYLADKNLYLAKMRCTDSLKHILDNITEHFSDMKAYGKSIILMSRSEDTLQAFSKRAENACAIYCLSIFMSLENIRDVEEKWTLQRTQQILKLTEKIEIQRTLRITAILVAVTFILIVVLIYRRSLRQRINELREARRIAEEALQRKEQFITHISHEIRTPLNALLGFADLLSATALTPRQRRQLEALRRSGESLQQVINDVLDYSKMEAGMMQKAAVVFTVREQAEHVQTMFLPMAAEKRINLDLNIDKEVPRNVKGDPGHLRQILINLVSNAIKFTHQGEIVIHIQCTNKTERKVWLAFEVSDTGIGIPANQHQEIFRRFYQAVPRHDGQYSGTGLGLSIVRKLTELMDGSVAVSSRVGEGTRFTVTLPFSIVNETILENSPEISAHKHLLIAEDHPLGRQLIHATLEDKLWKYDLVTSGSEVIEMLRKHTYDMVMLDFNLPEMNAEEITLKIRNELNLQLPVIGISAAGEAEITRGMKAGMNEFLNKPFTPAQLIHCISRYIVAESTHTTGQLTNLAYLHKLSNGNKEFVTKMIQQFISENNQETKELSHALENKSLTEILRVIHRMRTTITFVGLDVAVLPLISQIETATPEEVTSSAFRELVNTLISTCRKAAEELEKHN; from the coding sequence ATGGCTTCAGATGATCAAAAACGTAAATCAAGGCTCAGTCTGCTTGTTTCCATACTGCTGGCAATAGTCGTATTCGGTAATCTCATCCCGGAAATTATTTCTTACCGGTACATGCGCATTATCAGCACTAACCAGCATGAAAACCTGAGAAGTTGGGAATTCGGGAATAATCTGGAAACTTTTGAACGTACGGTGCGGGAAATGGACGAGATGCAGTTTTCACTGCTCGATGGTTTCGACAGTGCACTTGTTCAGACGTACTACGAGAAATCATACCTGGCCGATAAAAATCTGTACCTCGCGAAAATGCGATGTACAGACAGCCTGAAACATATACTCGACAACATTACCGAACATTTTTCGGACATGAAGGCTTATGGGAAAAGTATTATCCTGATGAGCCGGTCTGAAGATACTTTACAGGCATTTTCAAAACGTGCAGAAAATGCCTGTGCCATATATTGCCTGAGTATTTTTATGTCTTTAGAAAACATAAGGGATGTTGAGGAAAAATGGACTTTGCAACGTACGCAGCAAATACTCAAACTAACAGAAAAAATAGAAATACAGCGTACCCTACGCATTACTGCTATTCTTGTGGCGGTAACATTTATTCTTATTGTAGTCTTGATTTATCGGCGCAGCTTACGACAACGCATCAACGAGTTGCGCGAAGCACGACGTATTGCAGAAGAAGCCTTACAACGAAAAGAGCAATTTATTACACACATCTCACACGAAATACGCACACCACTCAATGCGCTGCTGGGTTTTGCCGATTTGCTTTCAGCCACAGCGCTTACTCCCCGTCAACGCCGGCAACTGGAAGCACTGCGCCGTTCGGGCGAAAGTTTGCAGCAAGTGATTAACGACGTGCTCGACTATTCGAAAATGGAAGCAGGCATGATGCAAAAGGCCGCCGTTGTTTTTACTGTGCGCGAACAGGCTGAACATGTGCAAACCATGTTTCTGCCCATGGCTGCCGAAAAACGAATTAACCTCGATCTGAATATTGATAAGGAAGTTCCGCGCAATGTAAAAGGCGACCCCGGACACCTGCGTCAGATCCTGATCAATCTGGTGAGCAATGCCATAAAATTTACCCACCAGGGCGAAATTGTAATCCACATTCAGTGTACAAATAAAACCGAGCGCAAAGTATGGCTCGCATTTGAGGTTTCAGACACCGGTATTGGCATTCCGGCCAACCAGCATCAGGAAATTTTCAGGCGTTTTTATCAGGCTGTTCCCAGACACGACGGGCAATATAGCGGCACAGGACTCGGACTTTCCATTGTGCGTAAGCTTACCGAACTCATGGACGGAAGCGTGGCCGTAAGCAGCCGCGTGGGCGAAGGAACACGTTTTACCGTTACCCTGCCCTTTTCAATAGTAAATGAAACTATTCTGGAAAATTCTCCTGAGATATCCGCACACAAACACCTGCTCATTGCCGAAGATCATCCGCTGGGCCGACAGCTCATTCACGCCACGCTCGAAGATAAACTCTGGAAGTATGATCTGGTGACCAGCGGCAGTGAAGTAATTGAAATGCTCCGCAAGCATACGTACGACATGGTGATGCTCGACTTCAATTTACCGGAAATGAACGCCGAGGAAATTACCCTGAAAATTCGAAATGAACTTAATCTGCAATTACCCGTAATCGGCATTTCAGCTGCCGGCGAGGCCGAAATAACAAGAGGAATGAAAGCCGGAATGAACGAATTCCTAAACAAACCTTTTACTCCGGCACAACTCATCCACTGCATCAGCCGATATATTGTTGCCGAAAGCACACACACAACCGGACAACTTACCAACCTTGCTTATCTGCACAAACTCTCAAACGGCAATAAAGAGTTTGTAACGAAAATGATTCAGCAATTTATTTCAGAGAATAATCAGGAAACAAAAGAACTTAGCCACGCACTCGAAAACAAGTCGCTGACCGAAATTTTACGTGTAATTCACCGCATGCGCACAACCATTACCTTTGTGGGACTCGATGTGGCTGTGTTGCCGTTAATCAGTCAGATTGAAACTGCCACACCGGAAGAAGTAACCTCTTCTGCCTTTCGCGAACTGGTGAATACACTTATCAGCACCTGCCGGAAAGCTGCCGAAGAATTAGAAAAACACAATTAA
- a CDS encoding alpha/beta fold hydrolase, with protein sequence MKKCSEHHFLITFRDGLPMAASLVLPESGEGFSLVIFVHGFKGFKDWGHFPLLTRMLAAEGFAVLRFNFSHNGTTPAQPDSFADLPAFGRNTYSRELSDLEDVLNALPQLPEASRINLQALTLWGHSRGGGIATVCASEQKRVRALITWAAVADLPARVLGADTTSWRRNGVIYTSNARTKQEMPLGIGLLLDTEKNAPRFDAAAAASRLQIPHLILHGDADAAVPQQEAMRLKQNHPEAELHILPGADHTFGGKHPFESMQLPAHAQEAFAIMLRFLSN encoded by the coding sequence TTGAAAAAGTGCAGTGAGCATCATTTTCTGATTACCTTCCGCGATGGTTTGCCGATGGCAGCCAGCCTGGTGTTGCCGGAAAGCGGCGAAGGGTTTTCGCTGGTCATTTTTGTGCATGGCTTTAAAGGATTTAAAGACTGGGGCCATTTTCCGCTGCTCACGCGTATGCTGGCGGCTGAGGGCTTTGCGGTGCTGCGGTTTAATTTTTCGCACAACGGCACCACACCTGCGCAGCCTGATTCTTTTGCCGATTTGCCTGCATTCGGCCGCAATACCTATAGCCGCGAACTGAGCGATCTGGAAGATGTGCTCAACGCCCTGCCGCAACTGCCCGAAGCATCTCGAATTAACTTGCAGGCGCTTACACTCTGGGGGCACAGTCGCGGAGGCGGTATTGCCACGGTTTGTGCATCGGAACAAAAGCGTGTGCGCGCACTCATTACCTGGGCAGCCGTGGCCGATTTGCCTGCGCGTGTGCTTGGGGCCGATACCACCAGCTGGCGCCGCAATGGTGTAATTTATACCTCCAATGCGCGCACAAAGCAGGAAATGCCGCTGGGCATCGGGCTGTTGCTGGATACGGAGAAAAATGCCCCGCGTTTTGATGCAGCCGCAGCAGCTTCGCGTTTACAGATTCCGCACCTTATTCTGCATGGCGATGCTGATGCAGCCGTGCCGCAGCAGGAAGCCATGCGCCTGAAGCAAAATCACCCGGAAGCCGAATTGCATATACTGCCCGGCGCTGATCATACGTTTGGCGGAAAACATCCGTTTGAGTCGATGCAATTGCCCGCACACGCGCAGGAGGCGTTTGCAATAATGCTGCGCTTCTTGAGTAACTAA
- a CDS encoding MFS transporter, giving the protein MASNAPQLPHDPYAALRIRDFSLFLSARFLLTVGVQIQSVVVGIQIAKLTSDPWMLGLIGLTEAIPFIVLAVFAGHVADVVRRKRIMLTATLFLAVASWALFAVSESSVLMNRYGTAPIYGIIFCTGVARGFLGPVFPAMLAQLVPRALYANAATWQSNLWQIAAVLGPALGGVLFGWQGVSVAYAICSSLITLSLFFALPLTDHALPPREKKEPLLQSLTSGFRFVFSNQVMLSAFSLDLFAVLFGGAVAMIPLFADKVLHAGSHADYITGLLRAAPAIGAILMGLILTRYPPTRKAGRNLYIAVIGFGLCIIGFAFSKWLWLSFAFLLLSGAFDNISVVIRSTILQLLTPDHMRGRVAAVNGIFIGSSNEIGEFESGAAARIFGLQRSVAIGGCMTIFVVMMVMLTAPKLRKLNLNKLT; this is encoded by the coding sequence TTGGCCTCCAACGCACCACAGCTTCCGCATGATCCGTATGCGGCATTGCGCATCCGCGATTTCAGTCTTTTTCTTTCGGCGCGTTTTCTGCTTACCGTGGGTGTGCAGATTCAAAGCGTGGTGGTGGGCATACAAATAGCCAAACTCACCAGCGATCCGTGGATGCTCGGACTTATTGGTCTGACCGAAGCCATACCGTTTATTGTGCTGGCTGTGTTTGCCGGCCACGTGGCCGATGTGGTGAGACGCAAGCGGATTATGCTTACGGCTACTCTTTTTCTGGCAGTAGCTTCGTGGGCGTTATTTGCCGTGAGCGAAAGCAGTGTATTGATGAATCGTTACGGCACAGCACCCATTTACGGCATTATTTTCTGCACGGGAGTGGCGCGCGGCTTTCTGGGCCCGGTGTTCCCGGCCATGCTTGCGCAGCTTGTACCCCGCGCCCTGTATGCCAATGCGGCCACGTGGCAAAGCAATTTATGGCAAATTGCCGCTGTGCTGGGCCCGGCGCTGGGCGGCGTACTCTTTGGCTGGCAGGGCGTTTCGGTGGCGTATGCAATTTGCTCTTCGCTTATTACGCTGAGTTTGTTTTTTGCACTGCCACTTACTGACCATGCCCTGCCCCCGCGCGAAAAGAAAGAGCCGCTGCTGCAAAGCCTCACCAGCGGTTTCCGCTTTGTGTTCAGCAATCAGGTCATGCTCTCGGCCTTTTCGCTCGATTTGTTTGCCGTGCTTTTTGGCGGCGCCGTAGCCATGATTCCGCTTTTTGCCGATAAAGTGCTGCACGCAGGCAGCCATGCCGATTACATTACCGGCCTGCTGCGTGCCGCACCCGCCATTGGCGCCATCCTCATGGGCCTGATTCTTACGCGTTACCCGCCCACGCGCAAAGCCGGCCGCAACCTGTACATTGCCGTTATCGGCTTCGGACTTTGCATTATCGGCTTTGCATTTTCTAAATGGCTATGGCTTTCGTTTGCCTTTCTGCTGCTCAGCGGGGCGTTCGACAATATCAGCGTGGTGATCAGAAGCACAATTCTCCAGCTGCTCACGCCCGATCACATGCGCGGACGTGTAGCCGCAGTAAACGGCATTTTCATTGGCTCCAGCAACGAAATCGGCGAGTTTGAATCGGGCGCGGCAGCACGCATTTTCGGACTGCAACGCTCGGTAGCCATTGGCGGTTGCATGACCATTTTTGTGGTAATGATGGTGATGCTTACGGCTCCGAAACTGCGTAAACTTAATCTCAATAAGCTTACCTGA
- a CDS encoding GNAT family N-acetyltransferase, whose protein sequence is MQTDSIQLRPWRESDLGNLLKYANNINIATNLTNGFPHPYPREKGEEMIAKVTKADPPNILAITLNDEFIGSIGLHLQPDIFFRNAELGYWVAEPFWGRGFGTQAITQITAYGFAHWAEIERIFARPFGSNIGSQRALEKAGFTLEAHLKGTIFKNGRVEDELIYAVRRKP, encoded by the coding sequence ATGCAAACTGATTCCATTCAACTACGTCCGTGGCGGGAAAGCGATCTCGGCAATCTTTTAAAGTATGCAAATAATATAAATATTGCAACTAATCTTACCAACGGTTTTCCGCATCCCTATCCGCGCGAAAAAGGCGAGGAGATGATTGCCAAGGTAACCAAAGCTGATCCGCCCAATATTCTGGCAATTACCCTTAACGATGAATTTATCGGCAGTATCGGCTTGCATTTGCAGCCTGATATTTTCTTCCGGAATGCCGAGCTTGGTTACTGGGTTGCCGAACCCTTCTGGGGAAGAGGATTCGGCACACAGGCTATTACTCAGATCACTGCTTACGGGTTTGCGCACTGGGCCGAAATTGAACGCATTTTTGCCCGTCCGTTTGGTTCAAACATCGGATCACAGCGGGCGTTGGAGAAAGCTGGTTTTACGCTGGAAGCTCATCTGAAAGGCACAATTTTTAAAAATGGCCGTGTAGAGGATGAGTTGATTTATGCTGTAAGGCGAAAGCCTTGA
- a CDS encoding SpoIIE family protein phosphatase, translating to MYCKSGWIKSKLLPAFIALLCPLLLEAQDFKFNHIGRENGLSQSVVNCILQDHNGFMWFGTQEGLNRYDGYTFKIYKRIPGDTTSLSNNFIYSLCEDNLGNIWIGTNGGGVNVLNPATDKFAHYAAAKGKRGALTNNIVRSIVMDTQNRIWVGTDGGLNLFDRKTQQFKTWTYNANDPFSLPEKSIYALAVDKSGRIWVGTYGSGISRFNESEGKFYTYIFSESQIRRFCTTEVLSQMLQFPEKVNQVRSLLVFDKDKLWVGTDGAGLAVFDLNQNEFIGILLTHPQSKSRIHSMSDDGEGNIWLGMYEKGLNVYSRNDGLFQQYVPDARDKFSIRSTSVKVVYADRNFNVWLGTNGDGIDVSFKSSSIISHIRRSERPGVGDNTLRSNEIFAILEDYKRDLWIGSYGGGISRLHRSTGIYTHFPELSTSGNNAVLSLLETRDSSLWIGTWGDGINRYFPETGQIIKYSPKNVNRLGTVLCLAEDPVSGHVWAGTLKEGLYEIDPVTGKYAHFTKDSSGLVSNDINCLYAEKDGTLWIGTRSGGVMCRNPKTGALTLIQHNDADNKSISANLIYCITEDLNGNIWISTSNGINRYDKRTQSITSWYERDGLPSDNIYGIVVDMNGKLWLSHNRGVTLFDPTLKGIECFRNFTPGSGVQSGEFNQGAYAATHKGEIVFGGQEGINIIDLQKINRRSQPPPVFITSYKRFEKEVMFNDSIITQRNRIEVSWRDNYFQFEVAALDFVDPSRNLYQYKLEGFDDDWSPATNNRFISYTNLPGGSYTLRVRACNSSGEWNENGLSLHIVVKPPFWRTNWFYAVCVLLAVIVVILFTRLRTASIRKEKRVLEEKVAERTRELAQKNEDITSSIEYARRIQFAILPELEHITNHFPENFILYRPKDIVSGDFYWFAEKNGRKIFVVADCTGHGVPGALMSVIGHNLLNQLVLEKGITEPAEILREMNIGVRAALKQDQSEQDTTDGMDMIVCTFEQNNVQYAGALRPLVVVHANGTLRKMDCDRYPIGGAQDTRERTYTAHSFKAEKGDMLYFFTDGYADQFGGPNGKKLMVKRLLEIFTGIHTLPVNEQMLFLETEFENWRETNEQIDDVLVAGIKIV from the coding sequence ATGTACTGCAAATCAGGTTGGATAAAATCAAAGTTACTGCCGGCTTTTATAGCCTTGCTGTGCCCGTTGCTGCTGGAGGCACAGGATTTTAAATTCAACCATATCGGGCGCGAAAACGGCCTCTCTCAATCTGTGGTGAACTGTATTTTGCAGGATCATAACGGTTTTATGTGGTTTGGTACACAGGAAGGACTTAACCGCTATGATGGCTATACGTTTAAGATCTATAAACGGATTCCGGGCGATACGACTTCACTTTCCAACAATTTCATTTATTCTCTTTGCGAAGACAATCTGGGCAATATCTGGATTGGCACGAATGGTGGCGGTGTAAACGTGCTTAATCCGGCCACAGACAAGTTTGCACATTATGCCGCAGCTAAAGGTAAGCGGGGGGCACTCACCAACAACATTGTACGTAGTATTGTAATGGACACGCAAAACCGCATCTGGGTAGGAACCGATGGCGGGCTTAATTTGTTTGACCGAAAAACACAGCAGTTCAAAACGTGGACATACAACGCCAACGATCCGTTCAGTTTGCCGGAGAAAAGCATTTATGCGCTGGCTGTTGACAAAAGCGGCAGGATTTGGGTGGGTACATACGGCAGTGGCATAAGCCGGTTCAACGAAAGTGAAGGGAAGTTTTATACCTATATTTTTTCTGAGAGCCAGATACGCCGGTTCTGCACCACCGAAGTGCTTTCGCAGATGCTGCAGTTTCCGGAAAAAGTAAATCAGGTGCGCTCGCTGCTGGTGTTTGACAAAGACAAGCTCTGGGTGGGTACTGATGGCGCGGGACTGGCCGTGTTTGATCTGAATCAAAATGAATTTATCGGTATTCTGCTCACCCATCCGCAAAGCAAAAGCCGTATTCATAGTATGTCTGACGACGGCGAAGGCAATATCTGGCTGGGGATGTATGAAAAAGGGCTGAATGTGTATAGCCGGAACGACGGACTGTTTCAGCAATACGTGCCCGATGCCCGCGATAAATTCTCTATACGTTCTACTTCTGTAAAAGTGGTGTATGCCGACCGAAATTTTAACGTTTGGCTGGGCACCAACGGCGATGGCATTGATGTAAGCTTTAAATCGTCGTCGATCATTTCCCACATTCGCCGCTCCGAACGTCCCGGCGTGGGAGACAACACACTGCGCAGCAACGAAATTTTTGCTATTCTGGAAGACTATAAACGTGATCTCTGGATTGGTTCATATGGCGGAGGTATTTCGCGGCTGCATCGTTCTACCGGCATTTACACCCATTTCCCCGAACTGTCCACATCAGGCAACAATGCCGTGCTTTCACTGCTTGAAACACGCGACAGCAGTTTATGGATTGGCACATGGGGCGATGGAATTAACCGCTATTTTCCGGAAACGGGACAAATTATCAAATACTCGCCCAAAAATGTGAATCGATTGGGCACCGTGCTTTGTCTTGCAGAAGACCCTGTGAGCGGACACGTATGGGCCGGCACGCTGAAAGAAGGGCTGTATGAAATTGACCCTGTTACCGGCAAATACGCACATTTCACCAAAGACTCGTCGGGCCTGGTGAGCAACGACATCAATTGCCTCTATGCAGAAAAAGACGGCACGTTGTGGATAGGTACACGCAGCGGCGGAGTGATGTGCCGCAACCCGAAAACAGGTGCGCTCACACTCATCCAGCACAACGATGCGGATAATAAATCCATCTCGGCCAACCTGATTTACTGCATTACCGAAGATCTGAACGGCAATATCTGGATTTCTACTTCAAACGGTATTAACCGCTACGATAAGCGCACACAAAGCATAACCTCCTGGTATGAACGTGACGGGCTGCCGAGCGATAATATTTACGGCATTGTGGTGGATATGAACGGCAAACTCTGGTTAAGCCACAATCGCGGCGTTACCCTGTTTGACCCCACCCTGAAAGGCATTGAATGTTTCCGGAACTTTACTCCCGGAAGCGGCGTGCAATCGGGCGAATTTAATCAGGGAGCTTATGCAGCCACACACAAAGGCGAAATTGTGTTTGGCGGACAGGAAGGCATAAACATAATTGATCTTCAGAAAATAAATCGTCGCTCACAGCCACCGCCCGTTTTCATTACCTCATACAAACGCTTCGAAAAAGAAGTGATGTTTAACGACTCCATCATTACCCAACGCAACCGCATTGAGGTAAGCTGGCGCGATAATTATTTCCAGTTTGAGGTAGCTGCGCTCGACTTTGTGGATCCTTCACGCAACCTGTATCAGTACAAACTCGAAGGATTTGACGACGATTGGTCGCCGGCAACCAACAACCGCTTTATCAGTTATACCAACCTGCCCGGCGGAAGCTACACACTGCGCGTACGCGCCTGCAACAGCAGCGGCGAGTGGAACGAAAACGGACTCAGCCTGCATATTGTAGTGAAACCGCCTTTCTGGCGTACAAACTGGTTTTATGCCGTGTGTGTGTTGCTGGCTGTAATTGTGGTAATCTTATTTACACGGTTGCGCACGGCGTCAATCAGAAAAGAAAAACGTGTGCTTGAAGAAAAGGTAGCCGAGCGCACCCGCGAACTTGCGCAGAAAAACGAAGACATTACCAGCAGCATTGAATATGCACGGCGCATTCAGTTTGCCATTTTACCCGAACTGGAACACATCACCAATCATTTCCCCGAAAACTTTATCCTGTATCGCCCGAAAGACATTGTAAGCGGCGATTTTTACTGGTTTGCAGAGAAAAACGGCCGCAAAATTTTTGTGGTGGCCGACTGTACCGGCCACGGTGTACCCGGTGCATTGATGAGTGTAATAGGCCATAATCTGCTGAACCAGCTGGTACTTGAAAAAGGCATCACTGAACCGGCCGAAATACTCCGCGAAATGAACATCGGGGTACGCGCGGCTCTCAAACAGGATCAGTCGGAACAAGACACTACCGACGGAATGGATATGATTGTGTGTACGTTTGAACAAAATAACGTTCAATATGCCGGTGCCCTGCGGCCGCTGGTGGTAGTGCATGCAAACGGTACGCTGCGCAAAATGGATTGCGACCGCTATCCCATTGGCGGCGCACAAGACACGCGCGAACGCACCTACACCGCACACAGCTTCAAAGCGGAGAAAGGCGATATGCTTTACTTCTTTACTGATGGCTATGCCGATCAGTTTGGCGGCCCAAATGGCAAAAAACTAATGGTAAAACGTCTGCTCGAAATTTTCACCGGCATACACACTCTCCCGGTAAACGAACAGATGCTGTTTCTCGAAACTGAATTCGAAAACTGGCGCGAAACCAACGAGCAGATCGACGATGTGCTGGTGGCCGGAATAAAAATTGTGTGA